From a single Xiphophorus maculatus strain JP 163 A chromosome 5, X_maculatus-5.0-male, whole genome shotgun sequence genomic region:
- the vegfc gene encoding vascular endothelial growth factor C — protein sequence MHLLGISLFLAYLLYTNLASDFSHRDYDDEYAEQEPMDEPDTLPKPDMEQKLRSASSVDELMSLIYPSYWAALKCRSKLSAAASSASKFTQRPQTHRLRPLSEAEEPTYAAAYLNLDVLKSIELEWRKTQCMPREVCVDVGREFGAPTNVFYKPPCVSVYRCGGCCPSEDKQCRNISTGYLSKTLFEITVPLTQGTKPVTISVANHTQCSCLSKLDIYRQVHSIIRRALPECAIANRTCPPGQVWNTKQCQCISMASVVKPPPPPLLHLRSPQQPHDILSSDLCGPDKELDVESCQCVCRLENPTRDCGPKRHLDRNTCQCVCNMLPAPSCPQNHIFNKETCQCTCNKICPRHQPLNKTKCSCECNESPNKCFLRGRRFHQATCSCLRPPCEVRRRKCEAGFFFSEEVCRCVPSHWRRLD from the exons GACACATTACCAAAGCCGGACATGGAGCAGAAGCTGCGTTCAGCCTCCAGTGTAGATGAACTGATGAGTCTGATCTATCCTTCATATTGGGCTGCTCTGAAGTGCAGATCCAAACTTTCTGCCGCTGCATCCTCAGCTTCCAAATTCACTCAGAGGCCACAGACTCACCGGCTGCGGCCGCTTTCTGAAGCCGAGGAGCCAACATACGCTGCTGCCTACCTCAACTTGGATGTCCTTAAAA GTATAGAGTTGGAGTGGAGGAAAACTCAATGCATGCCCAGAGAAGTGTGTGTTGATGTGGGCAGGGAGTTCGGGGCTCCCACCAACGTCTTCTATAAGCCACCGTGTGTGTCTGTATATAGGTGTGGAGGATGCTGCCCCTCCGAGGACAAACAATGCAGAAATATCTCCACCGGTTACCTCAGCAAAACT ctctttgaGATCACAGTGCCTCTGACCCAGGGCACCAAGCCTGTAACCATCAGCGTGGCCAACCACACCCAGTGCAGCTGTCTGTCCAAACTGGACATTTACAGACAAGTTCACAGCATCATCAGGCGCGCCCTGCCAGA GTGTGCAATAGCCAACAGGACGTGTCCGCCTGGCCAGGTGTGGAACACTAAGCAGTGTCAGTGTATCAGCATGGCTTCGGTTGTTAAGCCCCCTCCTCCACCACTGCTTCATCTACGATCACCTCAGCAGCCCCATG ACATACTCTCATCAGATTTGTGTGGCCCAGATAAAGAGCTAGATGTGGAAAGCTGTCAATGTGTATGCCGTCTTGAAAATCCAACTCGTGACTGTGGGCCTAAGCGACACTTGGACCGAAACACTTGCCAGTGCGTCTGCAACATGCTGCCTGCTCCTTCCTGCCCCCAGAACCACATCTTCAACAAAGAGACTTGTCAGTGCACGTGCAATAAGATCTGTCCGAGGCACCAGCCCCTAAACAAGACGAAATGCTCCTGTGAATGTAACGAATCACCAAATAAGTGTTTTCTGAGAGGAAGAAGGTTTCACCAAGCAACATGCAG tTGTCTTAGGCCTCCATGTGAGGTGAGGAGACGGAAGTGTGAAGCAGGTTTCTTCTTCAGTGAGGAGGTGTGTCGCTGTGTCCCCTCGCATTGGAGGCGCTTGGACTAA